From Zingiber officinale cultivar Zhangliang chromosome 5B, Zo_v1.1, whole genome shotgun sequence, the proteins below share one genomic window:
- the LOC121987720 gene encoding T-complex protein 1 subunit beta-like isoform X2: MASFVGAMAIADLVKTTLGPKGMDKILQSTGRGHSVTVTNDGATILKSLHIDNPAAKVLVDISKVQDDEVGDGTTSVVVLARELLREAEKLVNQKIHPRTIIAGYRMAVECACNALLRKAKDNKQDPCRYRIFLMLAVVHVQLGTNMYIFISVLLLRWAV; this comes from the exons ATG GCATCATTTGTTGGTGCTATGGCAATTGCAGATCTGGTCAAGACAACTTTAGGCCCCAAAGGAATG GATAAGATATTGCAGTCAACTGGTAGAGGACATAGTGTCACCGTTACTAATGACGGTGCTACAATTTTGAAGTCACTTCATATTGACAATCCAGCTGCTAAGGTCCTTGTTG ATATTTCTAAAGTGCAAGATGATGAAGTTGGTGATGGAACAACCTCTGTTGTTGTTTTAGCTAGAGAACTTCTCAGAGAGGCTGAAAAATTAGTAAATCAAAAAATTCACCCAAGGACGATCATTGCAG GATACAGAATGGCTGTTGAGTGTGCATGTAATGCATTGCTGCGGAAGGCAAAGGATAACAAACAAGATCCATGCAGGTATCGAATATTTTTAATGCTTGCAGTTGTGCATGTGCAACTTGGAACAAATATGTATATATTTATTTCTGTGCTTCTGTTGAGGTGGGCAGTGTAA
- the LOC121987720 gene encoding T-complex protein 1 subunit beta-like isoform X1 → MNARLLEDEATVEKGDHARMASFVGAMAIADLVKTTLGPKGMDKILQSTGRGHSVTVTNDGATILKSLHIDNPAAKVLVDISKVQDDEVGDGTTSVVVLARELLREAEKLVNQKIHPRTIIAGYRMAVECACNALLRKAKDNKQDPCRYRIFLMLAVVHVQLGTNMYIFISVLLLRWAV, encoded by the exons ATG AATGCGAGACTGCTTGAAGATGAAGCTACCGTGGAGAAAGGAGATCATGCGAGAATG GCATCATTTGTTGGTGCTATGGCAATTGCAGATCTGGTCAAGACAACTTTAGGCCCCAAAGGAATG GATAAGATATTGCAGTCAACTGGTAGAGGACATAGTGTCACCGTTACTAATGACGGTGCTACAATTTTGAAGTCACTTCATATTGACAATCCAGCTGCTAAGGTCCTTGTTG ATATTTCTAAAGTGCAAGATGATGAAGTTGGTGATGGAACAACCTCTGTTGTTGTTTTAGCTAGAGAACTTCTCAGAGAGGCTGAAAAATTAGTAAATCAAAAAATTCACCCAAGGACGATCATTGCAG GATACAGAATGGCTGTTGAGTGTGCATGTAATGCATTGCTGCGGAAGGCAAAGGATAACAAACAAGATCCATGCAGGTATCGAATATTTTTAATGCTTGCAGTTGTGCATGTGCAACTTGGAACAAATATGTATATATTTATTTCTGTGCTTCTGTTGAGGTGGGCAGTGTAA
- the LOC121987720 gene encoding T-complex protein 1 subunit beta-like isoform X3: MNARLLEDEATVEKGDHARMASFVGAMAIADLVKTTLGPKGMDKILQSTGRGHSVTVTNDGATILKSLHIDNPAAKVLVDISKVQDDEVGDGTTSVVVLARELLREAEKLVNQKIHPRTIIAGYRMAVECACNALLRKAKDNKQDPCR; the protein is encoded by the exons ATG AATGCGAGACTGCTTGAAGATGAAGCTACCGTGGAGAAAGGAGATCATGCGAGAATG GCATCATTTGTTGGTGCTATGGCAATTGCAGATCTGGTCAAGACAACTTTAGGCCCCAAAGGAATG GATAAGATATTGCAGTCAACTGGTAGAGGACATAGTGTCACCGTTACTAATGACGGTGCTACAATTTTGAAGTCACTTCATATTGACAATCCAGCTGCTAAGGTCCTTGTTG ATATTTCTAAAGTGCAAGATGATGAAGTTGGTGATGGAACAACCTCTGTTGTTGTTTTAGCTAGAGAACTTCTCAGAGAGGCTGAAAAATTAGTAAATCAAAAAATTCACCCAAGGACGATCATTGCAG GATACAGAATGGCTGTTGAGTGTGCATGTAATGCATTGCTGCGGAAGGCAAAGGATAACAAACAAGATCCATGCAG ATAG